The DNA sequence TTCACACACTTCTCAATGGGAGTTAGTGTTGAGAAGGATAGGGTTGTTATAACGAGATTCCTAGGAGGCCAGGACGTCAGGGTTGCAAAGATATTACCAGGGGTTAAGGTTACTGTGAAGGATAGGGATATAATAGTTGAGGGAGCAGATCTAGAGGCTGTGGCGCAAACCGCGGCAAATATTGAGAGGGCAACTAGGGTTAAGGATAAGGATAGGAGGATCTTCGTGGATGGGATCTATATATATGAGAAGGAGGTGATAGGTGAATGAGCACCCAGGAGATCAAAACTCTTGAGGATGCCCTTAAGAGGAGGGAAGAGGTTCTGAGGAATCTTAGAGAGCTTAGAAAGCTGCAGCACGAGATCCAGGGTAAGCAGAGGATAGAGTTCCTCAGAACCCTCTGGTGGAAGTTCCCAAAGTTCGAGAATAATCTGAGATGGGTTAAGCCGAAGGGTAAGGATAACAAGATGAGGCTCAAGATCAAGGGCTACCCACCAGTTGTTGAGATCGGCTATAGAGTGCCAGATGCTATTAGAGGGCTCCACCCAAGTGGTTTAGAGCCTGTTGTTGTGCATAATGCTGAGGAGCTGGATAAGCTAGATCCAAGGAGATATATAATATACATAGCCTCCACAGTAGGTGCTAGGAAGAGAAAGCAGATTATAGAGAAGGCTATGAACATGGGTTTTAAGGTGGCTAATGGGTGATCTAGATGCCAGATCTAACCCTTCAGAAGAGGCTCGCAGCAGAGATAATGGGTGTGGGGATTAACAACGTAAGATTCGACCCCGAGAGGATCGATGATATTGAGAAG is a window from the Sulfolobales archaeon genome containing:
- a CDS encoding 50S ribosomal protein L32e, whose translation is MSTQEIKTLEDALKRREEVLRNLRELRKLQHEIQGKQRIEFLRTLWWKFPKFENNLRWVKPKGKDNKMRLKIKGYPPVVEIGYRVPDAIRGLHPSGLEPVVVHNAEELDKLDPRRYIIYIASTVGARKRKQIIEKAMNMGFKVANG